A portion of the Actomonas aquatica genome contains these proteins:
- a CDS encoding glycoside hydrolase family 28 protein, with protein MRLLKFALLPLWAATTVVAASSLDLMVAPQTLHSDRVTLIWNKPASASSAPDQEFEVLRDGEVIATTSKAHFTDTTLTAASHYRFQVRALATGDEATTSSVVSLTTKPREPIVDVTKHGAIGDGTTLNTTALQAAIDACPPGGIVHVPAGTFLSGALYLKSNMTLDLAQGAVLKGSADPQDYLPFNRNRFEGWELETHASLINAGTLDRDGPANIRNVSIRGAGTIAGAGRPLYHAIVDSYENRRDGLRARGRLVLFMNAANIEVSGITLEESSCWTLHYIYSENVSLHGLTIRSDVHNGDGIDPDSSVNSYIFNSTFDTGDDCIAIKSGKNPEGNVVNRPTENVRIFDCTFSRGHGISIGSEMSGGVRNVLVEDCIAGPLLHGLQIKGTKDRGGFVENVTVRNCDLQQITVNTVLNYNNDGAAAPTVPLFRNFRFENIDLSSAPTNKPVIHLNGFEADGHRTQNVTFDGITLPADASIKLDRVENVTFTDLQTVDDSAPRFEITRSVNVTVD; from the coding sequence ATGCGCTTGCTCAAATTCGCCCTGCTCCCGCTGTGGGCGGCAACGACCGTCGTCGCCGCATCGTCGCTCGACCTCATGGTCGCGCCTCAGACGCTGCACTCCGACCGCGTTACACTGATCTGGAATAAACCCGCGTCCGCCAGCTCTGCGCCCGACCAGGAGTTCGAGGTGCTACGCGACGGCGAGGTGATCGCCACCACCAGCAAGGCCCACTTCACCGACACCACGCTCACCGCGGCCAGCCATTACCGGTTCCAGGTTCGCGCGCTTGCGACGGGCGACGAGGCGACCACGTCATCCGTCGTTAGTCTCACCACCAAACCGCGCGAACCCATCGTCGACGTCACCAAACACGGCGCCATCGGTGACGGCACCACCCTCAACACCACCGCCCTTCAAGCCGCCATCGACGCCTGCCCGCCCGGCGGCATTGTGCACGTCCCCGCCGGCACCTTTCTTAGCGGTGCGCTCTACCTGAAGAGCAACATGACCCTCGACCTCGCCCAAGGCGCCGTGCTCAAAGGCTCCGCCGACCCGCAGGATTACCTGCCCTTCAATCGCAATCGTTTCGAGGGCTGGGAGCTCGAGACTCACGCCTCCCTCATCAACGCCGGCACGCTCGACCGCGACGGCCCCGCCAACATCCGCAATGTCTCCATCCGCGGCGCAGGCACCATCGCCGGCGCCGGCCGCCCGCTCTACCACGCCATTGTCGATTCCTACGAAAACCGCCGCGATGGCCTGCGCGCCCGCGGCCGCCTCGTCCTCTTCATGAACGCCGCCAACATCGAGGTCAGCGGCATCACCCTCGAGGAATCGTCGTGCTGGACGCTCCACTACATCTACTCGGAAAACGTCAGCCTCCACGGCCTCACCATCCGCAGCGATGTGCACAACGGCGACGGCATTGATCCCGATTCCTCCGTCAACTCCTACATCTTCAACAGCACCTTCGACACCGGCGACGACTGCATCGCGATCAAGTCCGGCAAGAACCCCGAGGGCAACGTCGTCAACCGCCCCACCGAAAACGTGCGCATCTTCGACTGCACCTTCAGTCGCGGCCACGGCATCTCCATCGGCAGCGAGATGTCCGGCGGTGTGCGCAACGTGCTCGTCGAGGACTGCATCGCCGGTCCACTCCTGCACGGCCTCCAAATCAAGGGCACCAAGGACCGCGGCGGCTTCGTCGAAAACGTGACCGTCCGCAACTGCGACCTCCAGCAGATCACCGTCAACACCGTGCTCAACTACAACAACGACGGTGCCGCTGCACCCACCGTTCCGCTCTTCCGCAACTTCCGCTTCGAGAACATCGACCTGAGCTCCGCTCCCACCAACAAACCTGTCATTCACCTCAACGGCTTCGAAGCCGACGGTCACCGCACGCAAAACGTGACCTTCGACGGCATCACCCTGCCCGCCGATGCCTCCATCAAACTCGACCGCGTGGAAAACGTGACCTTCACGGATCTCCAAACCGTCGACGACTCCGCCCCCCGTTTCGAAATCACGCGCTCCGTCAACGTGACCGTCGATTAA